A single genomic interval of Juglans regia cultivar Chandler chromosome 1, Walnut 2.0, whole genome shotgun sequence harbors:
- the LOC108979387 gene encoding uncharacterized protein LOC108979387, with protein MMHAKSDSDVTSLDPSSPRSPKRAVYYVQSPSRDSHDGDKSLSMHPTPVSNSPVESPSHPSYGRHSRASSASRFSGTFRSGDGRKAGRKRNDKAWPQCDVIQEEGNYDEFYGIRRGFSRRCQAMVAVFGFFAIFSVFCLILWGASRPYKARVSVKSLTVHNFYFGEGSDSTGVPTKMLTVNCSVKMSVYNPATFFGIHVSSAPVNLMYSEIAVATGQLKKYYQPRKSRRTVTANLQGSKVPLYGAGGSLVASDNNGEVPMMLNFEVKSQGNVVGRLVRSKHRRHVTCSLLIDSHNNKPTKLKENSCTYD; from the exons ATGATGCACGCCAAGTCCGATTCCGACGTGACTAGTCTGGATCCATCGTCGCCGAGGTCCCCAAAACGTGCCGTTTACTACGTGCAGAGCCCCTCCCGGGATTCCCACGATGGCGACAAATCCTTGTCCATGCATCCCACTCCGGTCTCCAACAGCCCCGTGGAGAGCCCCTCCCACCCCTCCTACGGCCGCCACTCTCGCGCCTCCTCCGCCAGCCGATTCTCTGGAACTTTCCGCTCCGGTGATGGGCGTAAGGCCGGTCGGAAGAGAAACGACAAGGCGTGGCCCCAGTGCGACGTGATCCAGGAGGAAGGGAACTACGACGAGTTCTATGGGATTCGTAGAGGGTTTTCCAGACGTTGCCAGGCTATGGTTGCCGTGTTTGGGTTCTTCGCCATTTTCAGCGTGTTTTGTCTGATCCTTTGGGGTGCCAGTCGCCCTTACAAAGCTCGCGTCAGTGTCAAG AGCTTGACTGTGCATAATTTCTATTTTGGGGAAGGATCGGACTCAACGGGAGTCCCGACCAAGATGCTGACAGTAAATTGCTCAGTGAAGATGAGTGTTTACAACCCAGCTACATTTTTTGGCATTCATGTCAGCTCCGCTCCTGTCAATCTTATGTATTCAGAAATTGCAGTAGCGACCGGGCAG TTGAAAAAATACTATCAACCAAGAAAAAGCCGCCGGACAGTGACTGCGAACCTTCAAGGAAGCAAGGTTCCTCTATATGGGGCTGGGGGGAGCTTGGTTGCGTCTGATAATAATGGAGAAGTTCCAATGATGCTAAACTTTGAAGTGAAATCACAAGGGAATGTGGTGGGGAGATTGGTGAGGTCAAAACATCGCAGGCATGTCACCTGTTCCTTACTTATCGATTCTCATAACAACAAACCCACCAAACTGAAAGAAAATTCGTGTACATATGATTGA